In the genome of Melospiza melodia melodia isolate bMelMel2 chromosome 11, bMelMel2.pri, whole genome shotgun sequence, the window TGCAGCTcagatggggagggcagggaaggtGGCCTGGATTCTTGGCCATGCCCTGCTCCCCCCCAGGtgcacacagagacacagaggcCAAGGCAGGCAGTGCTCAcctcctgggcagccctggcagggagccCTCGGTGCCCTCTCCGCCAGCGGCCGCGCGCAGCAGCTCCAGCGCCTGCCGTGCATCCTCCCGtgcagccctggcagcctggTCAATGGCATTGGCTACCTGAGTGTGCCTGCAGAGCACACAGGGGGCTTGTCACAAAGGATTCACACCCAGGTTTCCTCCACCAGCTTCCTGTACTGCTGCCTTCACTGATTCACCCCCCTGAGAAACAGCACATCTGTGAAGGTGACCTGTATTTGGCTTGCTCCTCCTGCATCGCCCCAGGAGAGAAGAGCACTGGGGAGGGCACAAGCTCTCTGTTCCAACTGCATATCCAAGGGGAAACTCTGATCCCAAAGATGCTTCTAAATCACATCCAGTTACATCCCCAAAGGCAGCTGAGGATAAGCCTATAGGGCAGCAAAGACAGTCCAGCAGTTTTatcttcccctgctccagggctggtaACAGTGGGAGCAACTCACCTGTTGGCCAGTCTCAGagcctcctgggccagcagcaaGAACTGATTGGAACCCCCGGGAAAGCTTGAAGCAGGAATGGTctgaggagggaggaaggaagagagGTGTGAGTGCTCTTCCCTGCTCTCCATCCAATTTGGCAGTGAAAGAGGCAACTACAGCAAGTTAAACCTCCACCGCCCCCAAAGACTCCTGCCAGCTCCTCCTAAAGTCCTGGCCCCAAAGAAAGGACCACCAGAACACCCACATTCATGAAACAACATCTGTAATCCTTTAAATCCTTGCTTTCTCTGTAGATGTTTTCCAACCCTGAGCTGAACCAGGAGCGTGTCACACGGGATGCTCTTACCACCCGAAGGAGAGCAGCGCCGCTGCGATCCAGGTccagcctggctctctccagcagctgccGTGTCTCCTGCACCTGCCTCTCATACTGCCTGCCCAGAGACCTCAGGCTCTCCACTGTTGCCTTGACCTCATCCAGGCGACTCTGGGAGCTGGACCCTTGTCCCTTCATCCTGGCCACACGGCCTTCCAGAGACCTGTCGGAGGctggagagaaggaaagagaaaggctGAAGAAAAACTCGTTGTTGTGCAAAAAGGCCCAGGCAGCAAACCCTCCCTGATACAGCCCAGATGGCCCCATCCCAGGGCGGTGGGCAGGTGGTACCTTGAAGGCTCAGGGTTTCCCTGAGGATGGTCCTCAGCATCTCCTCAGCCTCCAGCATCCTCCCCTCCAGCTCCTGGCTGGTCCCACCGCCAACTCGCACctctgacaggagcagctccagctgtgccagctgctgcaggTAGAGCTCCACCTGCAACCACAGACAGGCATCAGCCAGCAGCACACTAACCCCATGGGGAAAGGCCAGGGGGAATCCAGGGCCACAGTCAGGCCTGAGGACAGAGACCAAAATGAAGGCTCATTTTAGGATGGGACAGAAAGCATCAGTTAAATTAGGTACAAAACCAAAGCTTGAATTCACATTTCACTGGCACCAGGAGCAGATGCTTGAGGAGGACAGGAGACCCTGAGGGTGAGCAAATCAATGCACTCCTTGCTGCTCAgtggccctggggctggcacagatgCTCACCTGCTCTTTCACCTGGCCATAGCAAGCTGGGCACTCACTCTCTTCACAGCGGGGACCCTCAAAGCCAGGTTTGCAGATGCAGCTCCCGTCACTCCTGCACTTCAGGGGCTCGGCACCAACCGAGTCACAGTCACAGGCTGCAGGTCAGAGTCACACATGTTCAGGGGACCCGGCCCCACCTCAAGCCACAGCACATCTCTCCCTGCTTTTCCCCCACCATTCAACCCTGTGCTTTGGTTCCTGCTCACCATTCCCACTTCCCAGCATCCTCCTTCCCATCAAACCACTCCAAAGTCACTCATGGCTTTTCTTCCTCATCCTCAGCTCAGACAGCACCTGGGTCTCACCTCTGCACTTGTCTGAGGGGTCAGAGGCCAGGGGGTTCCCAAAGAAGCCATCCTTGCAGCGGTCGCAGTAGAAGCCAGCGGTGTTGTGGAGGCACTTGAGGCACTCTCCAGTCTGGCGGTCGCAGTTGCCCACGGCGTTGGGCTCCACGTTGCCATTGCAGCGGCacggctggcagggctgggaagctgctggctcTCCAAAGTAGCCATCAGCACAGTACTCACAATTGGCACCTGGCAAAGGAGACGTGGGCAGAAGGTAATGCTTGTGCCCGGGAGGCAGAGGCTGACTCGCTGCTTGTGCCCCACAGAAATGGGGGTGTTCAGCCCCATCAGGGCtggcaccacagctgctctgctgccagcaccagcacGGCCAACACACAATGCCCCACACATGCTCTTGAAAACTGGGTGCCACAAATTACCTTCTACaagtcattcttttttttttttccttattttttgctCCACTCCCTCTCCTACCCATCCTTTCTCCATGCATGTTACATTTAGAGGAGAACTCTTCCCAGAGATCTCGGTGTGTTTAGCCAATCCTTGGGGCTCAGACACCCCACTGCCCCAGGAGGGGCAGTGTCACAGACAAGCTGGGCTGAGAGGATGGTGTGAATCTGCCCACTCCAAGCACACCTGTATGAAAAGGCAGAGCAGAAGCAAAAGGGAGTtaccagcagctccaggagggcagtggtcacagatGATCTCCTCACCACCGGGCCCCACGGAGCAGCCCTGGCCGGGCCCACaggggcagggcctgcagctgtggggctgccgggggtcccggtAGGAGCCGAAGGGGCAGCTGGCACCATTGCCCACGTGTTCATCTCCTGAGTAACATTCACCTGGAGGAGCAAGGAGAGGGCTCAGGGCAGTTTGCTTACACTCCTGGCGGGACATCCTCCACCTCTGCAGCCACAGCAACAACAGCACAAATGGTCCAGCAAACTCCATGAGATCTCTTCAGATCCCCAGCATGCCCACATCGTGCACATCATAAAATCATGAAATGGTTagcgttggaagggaccttaaaggtcatctagtccaacttcCCTGCAACAGACAAGGATTTCTTCAACTAAACCAGATTGCTCAAGCTCTATCCAGCCTGAGGCACTGCCATGCTTAACTCTGAAATAAGAAGTCACCAGTGAAGAAATACTGCTAtctgggcagcaggagatggTTTTTCTCTCTCCCAAATGCATCCAATTTGTTCCAAATGCATCTGACACAGTGCTTCCATACACTGGGGAGTTTTGTCTTGGATGCTCCCCACATTTCAGACCCAAGTCACAGATTTATGATCACAgacagaatctcagaatcacagactcattaagactggaaaagccctccaacaCCATTGAGTTCAACCTGTGGCAGACTCCCACCTTGtcaaccagcccagagcactgagtgacACATCCAGTCCCtccctggacacctccagggataatggctccaccacctccctgggcagccccttacAATATCTAATGAcacttccatgaagaaatttctgTGAACCCAGTGAtctcagctccccacagccctaTTCTTAGGACACAGGCAGCCTCTCTGCATTCCCATCCAGCCCACAAGCACAGCTGGCGTTTCTTACCGGTGTCAGGATCACAGGTTCCTCCCCCCTGGCAGTTGCAGGGCACGCAGGAGCTGAAGGGCCCCTGGCTGGGGGTGTCTCTGCGGTATCCAGGGGCACAGCTCTGGCAGAACTGCCCGTGGTGCCCCGCCGGGCACTGGCAGCGCTCCACCCATGGCGCCGGGACACCGGGCACGGGCTGTGCTGACACCAGGGTGACATTGTCGAGGTAGCCGGTGCCTGCAGGGGAGTAGGGACAGTGACCCGTGGGGACAGCGGCTCCACCCGCCCGGCCCCACAGCCAGCACCGGCACAGGGGGCACATTCCACTGCAGTGCCCACAGCAAGTGAGGCAGTCACATCTGTTGCTATCCTGCTCAATCTCTTTGCTATTTAATTCTGCCCCCCTGGAGCACTTACTGTTTTTATCTTTTAATAAATTCTAGCAAAGGTGTATCCATCTCCACTAACTATGAGAAGCCAGCCTTGTCAGCTCCCTCGGCACTTACTGTACTCCCCAAAGGTGGCTCGGATCCAGAGGGCTGTCAGGTTTCCCAGCAGCCTGCGAAATTCAAAGTGATTCAGCCTTGGGCTCCACTTGCTGCTGGGGTGCTCATCCAGCCTGCCAGGGAGAGGGGGGAAGTGGAACTGGTTCAAAAAACTGAGATGTCTCTTCCGAAAAACACAATATTCCTCAATCATCTGCCGCCTGGGAGCTCAAGGCTTTGGGCAACGATGTCCATGCATGCAACTGATCCAGAGCTGAGAACTCAACCCAAGCTCAAGACATATTTTTTCCTGCCCCTCTCACAAAGTAACCTCCTTATCCAGGACAGAAGCACCTGAGATGCACCCAGCCCAAACCAGGCAGCCATTTGCCACCACCAAGGGACCACAGCTGAATCCAGGACCTCCTTGAAGCTTCAGCCATTCTTGCTCGCCCTGCCCCAAGCACCCCAGCTTCCCCCTTTACCTGAACGTGTACACGTGGCTGACACCGCAGGGCAGGGCCTCTCCCTGGGGCAGGAAGGGGGCAGTGACTCTCAGGCCGTGTCCCTCCAGGACCACATCGTGTGGGGATGGCTGCCGGCCCCCCCGGTCCAGGCGGTATCCAAAGGAGAGCGTCTGCCCATAGCTCAGCTGCTGGTTCCCAAGGAATTTCGCTGCAGAGGGAAAATCAAAGGCTTAAAATCTTTCCTTCCTCCTAAATGCTCAGTTCATGGGACCCGCGCTAGCAAGGGTTCACTCTGGCCACCACTGACCCCACACCTACCAGGTGCCATGAAGTATATTGGCTCTGATGTCCTTGCTGCTATGAAGGCATCCTGGTGGTGTGGGGAccactggagctgggctggggagccGCTCTCATGGACCCCTCGCCAGCCCTCAGCACCTGGAGCACAAACAAGGAGCAGTCAGTGTGGACAGGGAAGGTGTTTCCAGGATTCCAGCAACTTTCTTGAGCTGTGTCTTATCAAAGCTCTCCAGCTTCCCACCCTGACCTCTGGGCACAGTTATCCCTGTGCCCACACATCTGTAAATCAGCCTAGCTGGGCACAGAGGCCTCTTTCCAAGTGGCAGGAAAGACATAATGAAGA includes:
- the LAMC2 gene encoding laminin subunit gamma-2, producing LLPLACLALLPAARGAHGGQVCDCNGMSRQCIFDWQLLRDTGNGFRCLGCQGHTEGARCERCQQGFYRQHGGLCCLPCLCHPWGSLGPQCDSDGRCSCKPGVMGDKCDQCQPGFESLSEAGCRRSGQSLQCECDPAGSVGGCHSGHCVCKESVTGELCQRCKRHFYNLDARNPAGCSPCFCYGHSDTCVSADTHSVHNITSTFQQGAEGWRGVHESGSPAQLQWSPHHQDAFIAARTSEPIYFMAPAKFLGNQQLSYGQTLSFGYRLDRGGRQPSPHDVVLEGHGLRVTAPFLPQGEALPCGVSHVYTFRLDEHPSSKWSPRLNHFEFRRLLGNLTALWIRATFGEYSTGYLDNVTLVSAQPVPGVPAPWVERCQCPAGHHGQFCQSCAPGYRRDTPSQGPFSSCVPCNCQGGGTCDPDTGECYSGDEHVGNGASCPFGSYRDPRQPHSCRPCPCGPGQGCSVGPGGEEIICDHCPPGAAGANCEYCADGYFGEPAASQPCQPCRCNGNVEPNAVGNCDRQTGECLKCLHNTAGFYCDRCKDGFFGNPLASDPSDKCRACDCDSVGAEPLKCRSDGSCICKPGFEGPRCEESECPACYGQVKEQVELYLQQLAQLELLLSEVRVGGGTSQELEGRMLEAEEMLRTILRETLSLQASDRSLEGRVARMKGQGSSSQSRLDEVKATVESLRSLGRQYERQVQETRQLLERARLDLDRSGAALLRVTIPASSFPGGSNQFLLLAQEALRLANRHTQVANAIDQAARAAREDARQALELLRAAAGGEGTEGSLPGLPRRYEELKSLVGGLKADADGMASKADTAYQGSLVLLSSLSRLAEMDITSFQEEASRLKQDSGALLALVDTSLSQYRGLRGRVGQWEQEAKELLQGQEGHRAKLTQLLSRATLARSTALQAVSTGNATFYEVEQILKSLKEFNLQADDKRRQAKDAMRRLPIISSMVTTAREKTDQAKGIVGRAASESKAGSSVAEEVAEITTGIQEEIARLREEANKTADGVLALEKAVATLQLEAKEVHEAFERKLTEAEADAAAIEKTAQEAQRVHDKAGQAGAAVQQVLSALEELLRLMNQPGAVDEDGLRQLEENFSKAQSRSKQLKEEMSELEQTAALQKAQVRTLESSIDGILADIKNLEDIQKSLPPGCYNTKAIELP